In Silurus meridionalis isolate SWU-2019-XX chromosome 7, ASM1480568v1, whole genome shotgun sequence, the genomic stretch cacactcttggcattcagACAGTTcctccaaacgttcagctgaaacactttgcATCTTGTAAAAcctgccaaagatgttcttcactagttggagatttctttctgaccttgcgatCCAGTTCAGACTGTTTCTAATGCTTCGAGAACTTGGATGTATAATTTGGGTCGTTGTCTTATTGTGTGATGAAGTTggttccaaaagtattgggtcacctaatcataagtacagtatatgatttttttttttttgagcatcgcattccacatttagtcccaatttgctcttatgattcccttcactcttctggacagatgttccactagattttggagtgtacctatggatatttgtgtttatcagccataAGTGTATTcctaaaggcaggtactgatgaaggtgaggagacctgggggtgcagtcagcattccaattcagtgttcagtagggatgagatcagagctcgatagcagcaagatcttcctctccaaagcatgtgaaccagatcttcaaggagctcactttgtgcacaggggtattgccatgctggaacaggtttgggtttccaagttcaaatgaacgcaacattttattatagtggttctaaagacgtcctgtacaattgagtgcctccagctttgtggtagcagtttggaaaagaaccacatatagcaggaaaggtcaggtgacccaatacttttggaaatatagtgtatgtttttctgttagagccaaaaaagGTCAAATTCGGACTCGTCTGTAAACAGAACTTTATCCGAaattttacctagtttgttgcttataaacaaaaggaacacatCTCGTACATGttcttaccacaaagttgtccttggtgtttttgtgtgtctcCGTGTGCAAAAATGTGCGTGTGGAAGACAGGATTTGACAAGGTTGGACTGGAGGAACCTCAGCCCCATTAAACACACATGGGATGAACTAGATGGTGGATGAATGAACTCAAAATTCCCACAGCTCGTTTAAAACCTAGTGAAAAACCTTCCTAGGAAAGCAGTGGTTTTTATAAGAGTGAAGGAGGGACATCGTTTTTTGTTCTAATGGTCTCGTGTTGGTTTAGATCAggggtccccaacctttttgaaCCTGAGAGCTTCTTCTTGGGTATCGATTAATGTGAAGAGCTACCAGTTTGAttcacacagttttcagtttgatctgaaataacaaatttgctcaattgacctttttttatatgttgttattattattaattaatgatattcatccatgtgaagacactgatcatgttaatgatttctcacaataattatcaacaatgatttaacaaagtaggaaacagctatttttagaaaaggcccgcgggctactcgtgtggtccttgcgggcaacCTGGTGCACCAtcttggtgacccctggtttagatTTATGGTTTTCACTGTACTTTCACTACACAAACTTCCTGCATTCCTGGATGTTTTTACAAGTGCAGATTAAAGCATAATCTGCAACAACAGATTatgtaacaatatatatatatatatttttttaccacatttGTCCCGCACAGTCACAGCACTGAAGCCCTGACAAATATCCGACACTGCAATTAGAAAAGCAATTAGCAACAACAACTCGAGATGTTGTACTTTATTTGATACTTAAACACCTGCTACACAAAAGATAGGATTACGCAATCGTTGCGTGGTCAGTATGACCTCTATCTTATATTCAGAATAAACACCTGATGATCTCGTACAGAATTCGGTCCATCAGTTTGCTCTTTTTGGTTTTCGTTTATTGAAAATGTTGCTTTCCAGATTCGCTCTAATCATCATTTTTTGTGTGTCCTACAGGAGCTCCAAGACTTGCAAAGGGATCCTCCTGCACAGTGCTCAGCTGGACCTGTTGGAGACGACTGTAAGTCTATAGATCTACcgtttgtttattaaataacacGATATCGGTGGGTTTCAGACGTCCGACTTTGAGTTAACGTCGCAATCTTCTGTGCTTTGCAGTGTTTCACTGGCAGGCAACAATAATGGGACCTGTAAgtatttttcttctttgaaACTGCGTTGGAtttttgctaaaaaataaaacaaagatctTACAAATACTGCTGCAAAGCAAAGCCAAGATGCTATgacctttccttcttttttatttttttgtttttttcaacagACCGATAGTCCGTACCAAGGAGGGGTGTTCTTCCTTACTATCCACTTTCCCACAGACTATCCGTTCAAGCCTCCGAAGGTAATTAGTTATAACCCTAGCCTGCCTTTCTCCATTCTCTAGTGATTCggtttaatgtgtgtttttttaccaTTTCTGCTTTTCACAGGTAGCATTTACGACAAAAATTTATCACCCAAACATAAACAGTAATGGAAGTATTTGCTTGGACATCTTGAGGTCACAGTGGTCTCCAGCTCTAACGGTCTCAAAAGGTACAGACTTTTACTTAGAAATAAcgtcactcactcattcaataTATTAGTTACAACGCAACATCGTCGAATTCTTCAACCTGGCGGGTCCAAACATGTCGATTCATGAATTGGTGTTTATtatagaagatttttttttttctgatctttCTGGTACGCGTTTTATAATAACTGTTTATACACGGAAAAGTGTATGGTGCATATTTTGCATAATCGAAGAAGAAAAATTGTACTCGATGAACCTTTTATTACTGATATTTAATGGTTTTCTGTAAACAGACACGTATTTGAAGCTTTGgggaaaaaccaaaacaaaagttGCTGAGTAAACAGTTGGTTAAAGTTGctataataaactaaaaatataatgtaagtgatcacctgagctagcttgtctcagagACATTTCAGAACATAAAATGGAactataaatggacaaaaagcaCGCCGTCCAGTAATGAATTGAACGTAAATGACGATAGTTGACAAATCAATTGATCGATGAGTTCCCTTATGTGTGTCAAATCTAAGAATATCATGAATTGCattcactttttttgttgttgtttgttttggtttttttgtacAGTTCTGTTGTCCATATGCTCCTTGCTCTGTGACCCAAACCCTGACGACCCCTTAGTCCCAGACATAGCGCACATCTacaaaacagacaaagaaaagTAAGTTTATTACTGTGACATCTAATGCACCttatttctgtttgttgtttgtaatatataaattagcCTCAAGAAGATCATGCAACGTGTGGGGCAGTGGTGGTTCtgtgtttaaggctctgggttactgataatAAGGTTTAGGGATCAAGCCCCTGTatgaccaagctgccactcattCAGCAAGACCCCAAACTCTCAAAgcttcaggggtgctgtatcatggctggcaCTGTgcactgaccccagcttcctaacatcgctgggatatgggAAGAAGaatgtcactgtgctgtaatgtacatgtgacaagtaaaaagcctcTTTACCTATTTAAGTCTATGATCAGCCAGTTGTCTGGCCACCAGAACACGATTTCTGCGATTTTGTCCGAGGCATAATTGTTGGTGCCGGATAAACTCACGCAATAGACTCAAGAGTGCAGGGGTCACGAACATGGTGCCCGCAAGCACCACATGATTCGCCCGTGAGCcgtttctaaaaatagctcaccatagcaccacataccagtgagctgcatcaaaaaatgttgttgcttttttttttaaatcacacttgcattgatGTGACTTTGAAAAGACTATATTAAAacatagatgactagatatagatgaatataattaattattaataataacatataataaaaggcaAATTtcttatttcagaagtgtgtatcaaactggtagcccttcacattaatcggtacccaagatgtagctctcagtttcaaaaagcttggtgacccctgctctagagtTTACTCAGAATGGTGCAATAAACAAAAcgtccagtgagcggcagttgtGCGAGCAGAAACGCCATGTCGACGAGAGAGGGCAATGAA encodes the following:
- the ube2d1b gene encoding ubiquitin-conjugating enzyme E2 D1b, with amino-acid sequence MALKRIQKELQDLQRDPPAQCSAGPVGDDLFHWQATIMGPTDSPYQGGVFFLTIHFPTDYPFKPPKVAFTTKIYHPNINSNGSICLDILRSQWSPALTVSKVLLSICSLLCDPNPDDPLVPDIAHIYKTDKEKYNRLAREWTQKYAM